The following coding sequences lie in one Zingiber officinale cultivar Zhangliang chromosome 2B, Zo_v1.1, whole genome shotgun sequence genomic window:
- the LOC122045572 gene encoding histone deacetylase 9, translating into MPSKERISYFYDGDVGNVYFGPNHPMKPHRLCMTHHLVLSYGLYKKMEIYRPHKAYPVELAQFHSTDYVEFLHRISPNTQNLFADELARYNLGEDCPVFENLFEFCQIYAGGTIDAARRLNHQLCDIAINWAGGLHHAKKSSASGFCYINDLVLGILELLKYHARVLYIDIDVHHGDGVEEAFYFTDRVMTVSFHKYGDIFFPGTGDVKDIGEKEGKYYAINVPLKDGIDDASFTRLFKTIISKVVETYLPGVIVLQCGADSLAGDRLGCFNLSIEGHSECVRFVKKFNLPLLVTGGGGYTKENVARCWTVETGVLLDTELPNEIPDNDYIKYFAPDFTLKIPNGNMENLNSKSYLGTIRFQVLECLRSIQHAPGVQMQEIPPDFYIPDIDEDEQNPDERVNQHAQDKQIQRDDEYYDGDNDNDHNMDDGP; encoded by the exons ATGCCGTCCAAAGAACGGATTTCCTACTTCTACGATG GGGATGTTGGGAATGTTTATTTTGGGCCTAATCACCCAATGAAACCACACCGCCTATGTATGACCCACCATCTTGTGCTCTCATATGGTCTTTACAAGAAGATGGAGATATAT CGACCACACAAGGCATACCCAGTGGAGCTGGCCCAATTTCATTCAACAGATTACGTGGAATTTTTGCACCGAATAAGTCCTAACACACAAAATTTGTTTGCTGACGAGTTAGCTAGAT ataatcttggagaagattgCCCTGTCTTTGAAAATCTTTTCGAATTCTGTCAAATATATGCTGGTGGCACGATTG ATGCTGCAAGAAGGCTAAACCATCAGCTATGTGATATTGCTATAAATTGGGCTGGTGGTTTACATCATGCGAAAAAGTCTTCTGCATCAGGCTTCTGCTATATTAATGACTTGGTTTTGGGGATCCTGGAACTTCTTAAATATCATGCTCGAGTTCTTTATATTGATATAGATGTTCATCATGGCGACGGCGTTGAAGAAGCTTTCTATTTCACAGACAG GGTAATGACCGTCAGCTTCCATAAATATGGTGACATCTTCTTTCCAGGAACCGGTGATGTTAAA GATATaggtgaaaaggaaggaaaatATTATGCCATTAATGTCCCACTCAAGGATGGAATAGATGATGCTAGTTTTACTCGGCTTTTTAAAACG ATTATTTCCAAGGTTGTTGAAACATATCTGCCAGGTGTTATTGTTCTCCAATGTGGAGCTGATTCACTTGCTGGTGATCGCTTGGGCTGTTTTAACCTCTCCATTGAAG GACATTCAGAATGTGTAAGATTTGTGAAGAAATTCAATCTGCCACTGTTG GTTACTGGTGGTGGAGGATACACTAAAGAAAATGTTGCTCGCTGCTGGACTGTCGAAACTGGTGTTTTGCTAGATACAGAGCTCCCAAATG AAATCCCAGATAATGATTATATCAAGTATTTTGCTCCAGACTTCACTTTGAAAATTCCCAATGGCAACATG GAGAACTTGAATAGTAAGTCATATCTTGGCACAATCAGGTTTCAGGTTCTAGAATGTTTGCGGTCTATACAACATGCTCCTGGTGTCCAAATGCAAGAG ATTCCCCCAGATTTTTATATCCCTGATATCGATGAGGATGAGCAAAATCCTGATGAAAGAGTAAACC AGCATGCACAGGATAAGCAAATTCAGCGAGATGATGAATATTACGATGGCGACAATGATAATGATCATAACATGGACGATGGCCCTTGA